The Blastopirellula retiformator genome includes a region encoding these proteins:
- a CDS encoding Gfo/Idh/MocA family protein produces MSNRISRRSLLLSASAAAIAPHLPQQAQARSPNERLRLGFIGVGNQGFSNLALCQDEEVAALCDVDARYLNEASARFPAAAGFRDFREMLTSANLDAVVISSPDHTHALASLLAMQQGLHVYCEKPLSNNYDDCQVMAAAAKDSQVVTQFGVQHHAKRGYRRLRQILQAGELGQIKAIHAWSTAPFWPQGVSRPTGDYPVPEYLDWNLWISGAPMRPYAPGYHPLQWRGHWAFGSGALGDNGCHLLDPIVSGLPITAPTTIEVKTSGDGSNESPPSWSVVKYQVACTGAPAIPLTWYDGGQKPSAEVVGVRRVPDDGILIVAERSKVYAGKFGGMPQIVPGTAQDGFQLSPLTMEDPSNHHQQWLAAIRSGGPTDCPFSYGARLTSLCLLGNVAVRLNQRVTWNDAAQRFEDAPAADALLKTTQRQGWKFPQMH; encoded by the coding sequence GTGAGCAACCGTATTTCCCGTCGAAGTTTGCTGCTGAGCGCCTCTGCCGCCGCGATCGCCCCCCATTTGCCGCAGCAAGCCCAGGCAAGATCCCCCAACGAGCGACTCCGGCTCGGCTTTATTGGCGTCGGCAACCAAGGCTTCAGCAACCTGGCCCTTTGCCAGGACGAAGAAGTCGCCGCCCTGTGCGACGTCGACGCGCGGTACCTGAACGAAGCCAGCGCGCGATTCCCCGCGGCGGCCGGCTTTCGCGACTTTCGCGAGATGCTGACCTCGGCCAATCTCGACGCCGTCGTCATCAGTTCGCCCGACCATACGCACGCCCTGGCCAGCTTGCTGGCGATGCAACAGGGGCTGCACGTCTATTGCGAAAAGCCGCTTTCCAACAACTACGACGATTGTCAGGTGATGGCGGCCGCCGCGAAAGACTCCCAGGTCGTCACCCAGTTCGGCGTACAGCATCACGCCAAACGGGGCTATCGGCGGCTGCGGCAGATCTTGCAGGCAGGCGAACTCGGCCAGATCAAAGCGATCCATGCCTGGTCAACCGCTCCCTTCTGGCCACAAGGCGTTTCGCGACCTACCGGCGACTATCCGGTCCCCGAATATCTCGACTGGAATCTCTGGATCAGCGGCGCCCCGATGCGTCCTTATGCGCCCGGCTATCATCCGCTGCAGTGGCGCGGACACTGGGCTTTTGGTAGCGGCGCGCTGGGAGACAACGGCTGCCATTTGCTCGATCCAATCGTCAGCGGTCTGCCGATCACGGCGCCAACGACGATCGAGGTCAAAACCTCCGGCGACGGTTCGAACGAATCGCCGCCGAGCTGGAGCGTGGTGAAATACCAGGTCGCCTGCACCGGTGCGCCCGCGATTCCGCTGACCTGGTACGACGGCGGCCAAAAACCGTCGGCCGAAGTGGTTGGCGTCCGCCGCGTTCCGGACGACGGCATTTTGATCGTCGCCGAGCGATCCAAGGTTTACGCCGGCAAGTTTGGCGGGATGCCCCAGATTGTGCCCGGGACTGCGCAAGACGGCTTTCAACTTTCGCCCCTGACGATGGAAGACCCCAGCAACCACCATCAACAGTGGCTGGCTGCGATTCGTAGCGGCGGACCAACCGACTGTCCTTTCTCTTATGGGGCGCGGCTGACGTCTCTCTGCCTGCTTGGCAATGTCGCCGTTCGGCTCAACCAGCGCGTTACTTGGAACGATGCCGCCCAGCGGTTTGAAGACGCACCCGCCGCCGATGCGCTACTGAAGACGACCCAACGCCAAGGGTGGAAATTCCCCCAAATGCATTGA
- a CDS encoding sulfatase family protein, with translation MRILASFLIFCALTSSLLAQDAATKSAKRPNVLFILTDDQRYDALSCMGHPHLKTPHVDRLANEGLLFKNHFCTTSLCSPSRASILSGLYAHAHGVVNNFTDYPSDFVSFPMRLQQEGYETAYLGKWHMGEENDEPRPGFDYFVTHKGQGKYFDTEFNFNGQGRKVVPGYYTTVVTDMAEDWLRKRDGDKPWCLMVGHKAPHSFYLPEEKYEQTFDQVDIQYPETAFHLEDKPAWFKKRLDTWHGIYGPLFDWRKKFPDDSPEAVADFARMVRAYWGTILSVDDSVGRLYDYLDKTGQLDNTLIVFTSDNGLLEGEHGMVDKRTGHEPSIRIPLVVRYPGLTPADQPKVIDNISATIDFAPSILDICGARPLDNIHGKSWKRLAQGDDASWRDSFYYEYNYEQQFPYTPNVRALRTDQYKYIRYPHGDGSPDRHMAELYDLQADPQEDKNLINDPAYAAKVKQLRKELDRLIAVHGNGKPDEMPIDQGIQSGLPDEKIR, from the coding sequence ATGAGAATCCTCGCCTCTTTCCTGATCTTCTGCGCGCTGACCAGCTCGCTGCTGGCCCAAGACGCGGCTACCAAGTCCGCCAAGCGTCCCAACGTGCTGTTCATCCTGACCGATGATCAGCGGTACGACGCCCTCAGTTGCATGGGGCATCCCCATCTGAAGACGCCGCATGTTGACCGACTGGCCAATGAAGGGTTGCTCTTCAAGAACCACTTCTGCACCACTTCGCTTTGTTCCCCCAGCCGCGCTTCGATCCTTAGTGGCCTCTACGCGCATGCCCATGGCGTGGTCAACAACTTTACCGACTACCCGTCCGACTTCGTCAGCTTCCCGATGCGGCTGCAGCAGGAAGGTTACGAAACCGCCTATCTCGGCAAGTGGCACATGGGCGAAGAGAACGACGAGCCCCGCCCCGGCTTCGATTACTTCGTCACTCACAAGGGACAAGGGAAGTACTTCGATACCGAGTTCAACTTTAATGGCCAGGGCCGCAAGGTCGTGCCGGGCTACTACACCACCGTCGTCACCGACATGGCCGAAGATTGGCTCCGCAAGCGCGACGGCGACAAGCCATGGTGTCTGATGGTCGGGCACAAGGCGCCCCACAGCTTTTACCTGCCCGAGGAAAAGTACGAACAGACCTTCGACCAGGTCGACATCCAATACCCCGAGACCGCCTTCCATCTCGAAGACAAACCGGCCTGGTTCAAGAAGCGACTCGATACCTGGCACGGCATCTATGGCCCGCTCTTCGACTGGCGCAAGAAGTTCCCCGACGACAGTCCCGAGGCGGTCGCCGACTTTGCCCGCATGGTCCGCGCCTATTGGGGCACGATCCTCTCGGTCGACGACAGCGTTGGCCGGCTGTATGACTATCTCGACAAGACCGGCCAGCTCGACAACACGCTGATCGTCTTCACCTCCGATAATGGTCTGCTCGAAGGGGAACATGGCATGGTCGACAAACGGACCGGCCACGAGCCGTCGATCCGCATTCCGCTGGTCGTCCGCTATCCCGGGCTCACGCCGGCCGACCAGCCGAAGGTGATCGACAACATCTCGGCCACCATCGACTTCGCCCCGTCGATCCTCGACATCTGCGGCGCCCGGCCGCTCGACAACATCCATGGCAAAAGCTGGAAACGCCTAGCCCAAGGCGACGACGCCAGCTGGCGCGACAGTTTCTACTACGAGTACAACTACGAACAGCAGTTCCCCTACACCCCCAACGTCCGGGCTCTGCGGACCGACCAGTACAAATACATCCGCTACCCACACGGCGACGGCTCGCCCGACCGACATATGGCCGAACTCTACGACCTGCAGGCCGATCCGCAGGAAGACAAGAACCTGATCAACGATCCCGCCTACGCCGCCAAAGTGAAACAGCTCCGCAAAGAACTCGACCGCCTGATCGCAGTCCACGGCAACGGCAAACCCGACGAAATGCCCATCGACCAAGGCATCCAATCCGGCCTGCCGGATGAGAAGATCCGGTAG
- the cas2 gene encoding CRISPR-associated endonuclease Cas2: MAMFDLPTDTKQARKEYALFRKKLLEDGFYRMQYSIYLRPCASKENAEVHLRRLRAFLPPEGEVAVLSITDKQYERMEFMLGKLRECRPGMPNQLELF, from the coding sequence ATGGCGATGTTCGACTTGCCGACCGATACCAAGCAGGCGCGAAAGGAATATGCCTTATTTCGTAAGAAACTGCTTGAAGATGGCTTCTATCGAATGCAATACTCGATCTATCTTAGGCCTTGTGCCTCGAAAGAAAATGCCGAAGTCCATTTGCGGAGACTCCGCGCATTTCTGCCGCCGGAGGGAGAGGTCGCGGTCCTTTCCATTACCGACAAACAATACGAACGAATGGAATTTATGCTGGGAAAACTACGTGAATGTCGCCCAGGAATGCCCAATCAGCTCGAACTTTTTTAG
- the cas1 gene encoding type II CRISPR-associated endonuclease Cas1, with translation MIKRTVEISREAVHLGLRHKQLTFKRDGEIVHSIPCEEIGMVVVDHPGTTYTHAALRHLAESNAAVVICGVNHLPAAILLPIADHSEVVWRLQEQIAAPKPVCKRLWRQIVCAKIDAQAAVLPDSCGGRQRLKALISHVKSGDTSNVEARAAKIYWQYWYPEVEFRRDPDRGGLNAQLNYGYAVLRAAIARAIVSAGLTPAIGLHHRNRANPFCLADDLIEPFRPMVDERVRELHRQGYDSLSQECKGELLKLLTQQTTLGGEKGPWMVQLHRMLGSLVRCLRKEQTALEIPVPCE, from the coding sequence ATGATCAAACGAACGGTCGAGATTTCTCGCGAGGCGGTGCATTTAGGGCTGCGGCACAAGCAACTCACTTTCAAACGCGATGGGGAGATCGTTCACTCGATTCCCTGTGAAGAAATCGGGATGGTGGTGGTCGACCATCCTGGAACGACCTACACGCATGCAGCGCTTCGTCATCTGGCCGAGTCCAATGCGGCGGTCGTGATTTGCGGCGTCAATCATTTGCCCGCGGCCATCTTGCTTCCGATCGCCGATCATAGTGAGGTCGTTTGGCGATTGCAGGAGCAGATCGCTGCGCCGAAACCGGTTTGTAAGCGACTGTGGCGACAAATCGTCTGTGCGAAGATTGACGCTCAAGCCGCCGTCCTACCTGATAGTTGTGGCGGGCGGCAGCGTCTCAAGGCTTTGATTTCGCACGTGAAGTCAGGCGATACGTCCAATGTGGAAGCGCGTGCCGCCAAAATCTATTGGCAATACTGGTATCCGGAGGTTGAGTTTCGGCGCGACCCGGATCGAGGCGGGCTCAACGCACAACTGAACTATGGTTATGCCGTCTTGCGCGCAGCAATCGCCCGGGCGATCGTTTCGGCAGGGCTAACGCCAGCGATTGGCCTGCATCATCGCAATCGCGCCAACCCTTTCTGTTTGGCGGACGATCTAATCGAGCCGTTTCGTCCGATGGTGGATGAGCGGGTTCGCGAACTTCATCGTCAAGGCTACGATTCGCTTTCACAGGAATGCAAGGGAGAGTTGCTGAAACTGCTCACCCAGCAGACCACCTTGGGAGGTGAGAAGGGGCCATGGATGGTTCAGTTGCACCGGATGCTTGGCTCTTTGGTGCGCTGTTTGAGGAAGGAACAGACGGCGCTGGAGATTCCCGTTCCATGCGAATAA
- the cas9 gene encoding type II CRISPR RNA-guided endonuclease Cas9 (Cas9, originally named Csn1, is the large, multifunctional signature protein of type II CRISPR/Cas systems. It is well known even to general audiences because its RNA-guided endonuclease activity has made it a popular tool for custom editing of eukaryotic genomes.) — protein MDCRDLSCDAARGLVYSFYFSTANTEGTMSDLVLGLDIGPTSLGWALFSKDTLIDCGVRIFPEGVDRDQQGGEKSKSQSRRVARGIRRQVRRRAQRMRQLKDALIKAGLFPADLEAQTEILATDPYELRAKALLEELTPHEIGRVLLHLAKRRGFLSNRTTDRGGGSELKGILAAMTQLQAEIAERGCETLGQYLHQLGVSDEDALPRLRGRHTLRAMYEDEFDKIWERQSSFHAELLTEALRYGSEGKKSYPLIPEARRKEETLLKRFGLHGLIFFQRKMYWPKSMIGRCDLEPKEKRCAKADRLAQRFRILQEVNNLRLFSPADRKEYSFVELVGADADKKLVAYLSEAKERTFPQIRKKFGLPESVAFNYERGERSKLKGHETDALFNGKNGLGKKRWNNIADDVKDEIIRIVLEEDREDVAIEKLTNQCGLTSDEAAIAIALHLPAGYSNYSRVAIRNLLPHLEAGMPLMGNDASDSALHAAGYLRPDEREVRQYEKLPEPPEVPNPLVRQALYEVRKVVNALIRVHGRLGTIRVELAREAKKSAEERTQIRIANAKRERENAAIAKTLQELKPPVRSTRRNIQRYLLWQEQGGVCIYTGKAISQAQLFDSGEVDVDHILPRWRSLDDSMANKVIAHRTANNEKGDKTPWEWLGHDKSRFDELLLRAQRLSYGKRQRFVQEHVELSEFVERQLRDTTYISRLVVQYLKGLGVPITTVKGPMTAELRHQWGLNALLNADGSQRKNRADHRHHAIDAVVVGLTDAKRLHALAKARGRDMEFPWPKFRSDVADALGRLKVSHRVRRRIQGALHEATIYGATQKAETPRPQADRPWAKGWVEDPQVVVRRKAVTDLTNTKHLEKVRDVTIRRILQDHLRQRQIDPTKPGAIPKDAFSGENAPQMPSGTPIKKVRMVEEGQTFRPLREGDRLQLTKPGSNHHISYFAVEEKGEEVWKGSVTVMWDAARRAKDAEACGNMVARDDGAEGRFVMSLSIGEMFEMTQDDGEIILCVVRKIDQRSKRVYYKRHTDARPVAEINKDNLYLTPKNLQQREARKVTATPLGQIRDAND, from the coding sequence ATGGATTGCCGAGATCTGTCGTGTGACGCAGCACGAGGGCTAGTGTACTCGTTTTACTTTTCCACAGCAAACACCGAGGGGACTATGTCAGATTTGGTCCTAGGTCTCGACATTGGCCCAACGTCTTTGGGCTGGGCTCTTTTTTCCAAAGACACTCTCATCGACTGCGGCGTCCGCATCTTCCCCGAAGGGGTCGATCGTGATCAGCAAGGGGGCGAGAAATCGAAGTCCCAAAGTCGCCGCGTTGCCCGGGGAATTCGACGTCAGGTCCGCCGGAGAGCGCAAAGAATGCGACAGTTGAAGGACGCATTGATCAAAGCAGGGCTTTTTCCTGCCGATCTAGAGGCGCAGACCGAAATTCTAGCGACCGATCCCTACGAATTGCGGGCCAAGGCGCTGCTGGAGGAACTGACGCCGCACGAGATCGGGCGAGTCTTATTGCATCTCGCCAAGCGGCGCGGTTTCCTTTCCAATCGCACCACCGATCGCGGCGGCGGAAGCGAACTGAAGGGGATCCTGGCCGCGATGACCCAGTTGCAGGCAGAGATTGCCGAACGGGGCTGCGAAACCTTAGGACAATATCTTCATCAACTTGGCGTCAGCGACGAGGACGCACTGCCGCGCTTGCGCGGTCGCCATACGTTGCGGGCAATGTACGAAGACGAGTTCGACAAGATCTGGGAAAGACAGTCTTCCTTTCATGCGGAGCTTCTGACCGAAGCGCTTCGGTATGGCTCAGAAGGAAAAAAAAGTTATCCGCTCATTCCCGAGGCGCGGCGCAAGGAAGAAACCTTGCTTAAGCGATTCGGTTTGCACGGGCTCATCTTCTTTCAACGGAAAATGTATTGGCCGAAAAGCATGATCGGGCGTTGCGATCTAGAGCCGAAAGAGAAACGCTGCGCGAAAGCGGACCGCCTGGCGCAACGTTTCCGCATTCTGCAAGAGGTCAATAATTTGCGGCTCTTTTCGCCCGCCGATCGCAAGGAATATTCCTTCGTCGAACTGGTTGGGGCCGACGCTGACAAGAAGCTCGTCGCTTATCTTAGCGAAGCGAAGGAGCGCACCTTTCCGCAAATTCGAAAAAAGTTCGGGCTGCCGGAATCAGTGGCGTTTAACTACGAACGAGGTGAGCGTTCGAAGCTGAAGGGACACGAAACCGACGCGCTGTTCAACGGCAAGAACGGATTGGGTAAGAAGCGATGGAATAATATCGCCGACGACGTAAAAGATGAGATCATTCGAATTGTTCTGGAAGAAGATCGGGAAGATGTTGCGATCGAAAAACTGACCAACCAGTGCGGTCTCACCAGCGACGAAGCGGCTATCGCAATCGCCCTTCACCTCCCCGCGGGATATTCGAACTATTCCCGAGTCGCGATCCGCAACTTGTTGCCTCATCTGGAAGCCGGCATGCCGCTGATGGGCAATGACGCGTCTGACTCGGCGCTGCACGCTGCGGGATATCTCCGTCCGGATGAACGCGAGGTTCGTCAATACGAAAAACTTCCGGAGCCGCCCGAAGTGCCCAATCCGCTGGTGCGGCAAGCGTTGTATGAGGTTCGCAAGGTAGTGAACGCGTTGATTCGAGTACACGGTCGGCTGGGAACGATCCGGGTTGAATTGGCCCGGGAAGCGAAAAAGTCGGCCGAAGAACGAACGCAGATCCGAATCGCCAATGCGAAACGAGAACGCGAGAATGCCGCGATCGCGAAGACGCTGCAAGAGTTGAAGCCGCCGGTTCGTTCAACCCGTCGCAATATCCAACGCTATCTGCTTTGGCAGGAGCAGGGAGGCGTTTGCATTTACACCGGAAAGGCGATCAGTCAGGCGCAACTTTTCGACTCCGGCGAGGTTGACGTCGACCACATCTTGCCTCGGTGGCGCAGCCTGGACGACTCCATGGCGAACAAGGTAATTGCGCATCGCACGGCAAATAACGAAAAGGGAGACAAGACGCCGTGGGAATGGCTGGGGCACGACAAGAGTCGTTTCGACGAACTGCTATTGAGGGCACAACGGCTTTCTTATGGAAAGCGTCAGCGTTTTGTGCAAGAGCATGTCGAACTTTCGGAATTCGTTGAGCGTCAACTTCGCGATACGACCTATATTAGTCGCTTGGTGGTCCAATATCTGAAAGGACTTGGCGTTCCGATCACGACGGTGAAAGGGCCGATGACGGCGGAACTACGTCATCAATGGGGACTCAATGCGTTGTTGAACGCGGATGGATCGCAGCGGAAGAATCGCGCGGACCATCGACATCACGCAATTGACGCGGTGGTCGTCGGGTTGACTGACGCGAAACGGCTGCATGCGCTGGCCAAGGCGCGCGGCAGGGACATGGAATTCCCATGGCCGAAGTTTCGCAGCGATGTCGCGGACGCTTTAGGGAGACTGAAGGTCTCGCATCGAGTTCGACGCCGGATTCAAGGCGCGTTACACGAGGCGACGATTTACGGCGCTACCCAGAAAGCGGAGACGCCGAGGCCGCAAGCGGACCGCCCGTGGGCGAAGGGGTGGGTCGAAGATCCACAAGTCGTCGTGCGTCGTAAGGCGGTGACCGATCTGACGAACACGAAACACTTGGAGAAGGTTCGGGACGTGACGATTCGCCGCATCCTGCAAGATCATTTGCGCCAGCGGCAGATCGATCCTACAAAACCAGGAGCCATTCCCAAGGACGCGTTTAGCGGCGAGAACGCTCCCCAAATGCCGTCCGGAACGCCGATCAAGAAAGTACGAATGGTTGAGGAAGGGCAAACGTTCAGGCCGCTGCGCGAAGGAGACCGCTTGCAATTGACCAAGCCCGGCAGCAACCATCATATTTCTTACTTTGCGGTCGAAGAAAAAGGGGAAGAGGTTTGGAAAGGAAGCGTGACGGTGATGTGGGACGCCGCCCGCCGCGCGAAAGACGCCGAAGCTTGCGGTAACATGGTGGCTCGCGATGATGGCGCCGAGGGGCGATTTGTGATGTCGTTGTCGATCGGCGAGATGTTTGAAATGACGCAGGACGACGGCGAGATTATCTTGTGCGTTGTTCGCAAGATCGATCAGCGTAGTAAACGCGTTTACTACAAACGACATACCGATGCGCGGCCCGTGGCGGAAATCAACAAAGACAATCTTTATTTGACCCCCAAGAATTTGCAGCAACGTGAGGCGCGCAAGGTGACCGCCACGCCGCTGGGACAAATTCGGGACGCGAACGATTAA
- a CDS encoding VOC family protein, protein MTPPLPIRRLQHIAVAAADAVQSRDFYRDVLGFREVERPPFDFRGAWLCGYGIQIHVIERTTPLKTSIGDIDTRASHLAFEVEDPAAITTILEGHGIPYIQRVNAGNIHQTFFHDPDGNPIEVAVYPTDPPFLP, encoded by the coding sequence ATGACGCCTCCCTTGCCGATCCGCCGGCTGCAGCACATTGCGGTCGCCGCCGCTGACGCCGTCCAAAGCCGCGACTTTTATCGCGACGTGCTCGGCTTTCGTGAAGTCGAACGCCCGCCGTTTGATTTTCGTGGCGCCTGGTTGTGCGGGTACGGAATCCAGATCCACGTGATCGAGCGGACCACGCCGCTCAAGACGTCGATCGGCGACATCGACACCCGGGCCAGCCACCTGGCGTTTGAGGTCGAAGACCCCGCCGCAATCACCACAATTTTGGAAGGCCACGGCATTCCTTACATCCAGCGGGTCAACGCCGGCAACATCCACCAGACGTTTTTTCACGATCCCGACGGCAACCCGATTGAGGTCGCCGTTTACCCAACTGATCCACCGTTTCTCCCCTAG
- the ychF gene encoding redox-regulated ATPase YchF, with product MEAGIVGLPNVGKSTLFNALTAAGIASENYPFCTIEPNVGIVPVPDPRLETIQQFIKTQKVIPAVLQLVDIAGIVKGASEGEGLGNKFLSHIREVDAIVHVVRCFDDGDVIHVDGSVDPIRDIETIDTELMLADLQTVESSKERAAKGARSGDKEAKARIELLSECYEVLAAGKPIRSMSITDPEVAKRIRGLGLITAKKVLYLANVDEDNLAGEGDLVAKVRARAEEEGGEVVPVCARLEAELSELDEADRNEMLESVGLTEPALHAFARAAYKLLGLQSYFTAGEKEVRAWTIPIGATAPQAAGVIHTDFERGFIRCETYSVADLEQCHSEKAIRDAGKLRVEGKAYIMQDGDVCHFLFNV from the coding sequence ATGGAAGCTGGAATCGTCGGTCTCCCCAATGTCGGCAAATCGACGCTGTTCAACGCCTTGACCGCGGCAGGCATCGCCAGTGAGAACTACCCGTTCTGCACGATCGAGCCGAACGTCGGCATCGTTCCGGTGCCTGACCCCCGCCTGGAGACGATCCAGCAGTTCATCAAGACGCAAAAGGTGATTCCGGCGGTGCTGCAGCTGGTCGACATCGCCGGCATCGTTAAGGGGGCGTCCGAAGGGGAAGGCCTGGGTAACAAGTTCCTGTCGCACATCCGCGAGGTCGACGCAATCGTGCATGTGGTTCGCTGCTTTGACGATGGCGACGTCATCCATGTCGACGGCTCGGTCGATCCGATTCGGGACATCGAAACGATCGACACCGAGCTGATGCTGGCCGACCTGCAAACGGTCGAATCGTCGAAAGAACGCGCCGCCAAGGGCGCCCGGTCGGGCGACAAAGAAGCCAAGGCCCGGATCGAGCTGTTGTCGGAATGCTACGAAGTTCTGGCGGCCGGCAAACCGATTCGCTCGATGTCGATCACTGATCCGGAAGTCGCCAAGCGAATTCGCGGACTCGGTTTGATCACCGCCAAGAAGGTGTTGTACCTCGCCAACGTCGACGAAGACAACCTAGCAGGCGAAGGGGATCTGGTCGCCAAAGTGCGGGCTCGCGCTGAAGAAGAAGGGGGCGAAGTCGTCCCAGTTTGTGCCCGGCTCGAAGCGGAATTGTCTGAACTGGACGAAGCCGACCGCAATGAGATGCTGGAAAGCGTTGGCCTGACCGAACCGGCTCTGCACGCGTTCGCCCGGGCGGCGTACAAGCTGCTGGGCCTGCAAAGCTACTTTACCGCCGGCGAGAAGGAAGTGCGGGCCTGGACGATTCCGATTGGCGCCACCGCCCCGCAAGCGGCCGGAGTGATTCACACGGACTTCGAACGCGGCTTCATCCGCTGCGAAACCTACTCGGTCGCCGACCTGGAGCAGTGCCACTCCGAGAAAGCGATTCGCGACGCCGGCAAATTACGCGTCGAAGGCAAGGCGTACATCATGCAGGATGGGGACGTTTGCCACTTCTTGTTTAACGTGTAG